One genomic segment of Penaeus chinensis breed Huanghai No. 1 chromosome 24, ASM1920278v2, whole genome shotgun sequence includes these proteins:
- the LOC125038172 gene encoding uncharacterized protein LOC125038172 isoform X2: MMAAHTPKRLEIQALESFVFMVLRSTSLPFMKLPLPLIDRDIGDARPILLDAIILDIDTEAEKRKLMMEHLLKLKKWWERNEWLGSQDTEIRKQIKECFTRELELVDPVCEFPLFRFVLQLIFSKKAGSTADAAECPDYPMIHLEVPRSLCHDYCDFLKPLRPFGIEEMSTQHLLFGDSEPWLIIIKNSPLLKKVHFRNNISEEILISVGSHCKMIDTFILEQVFGRMLVPIDCLYKTFFSGLDYKTVSEVSKRPSSTKDVSLSFPRLKWIDVGWKAYPQNMVTRYSLAEFIYNILYYYPNVVNVSWHLLRPFMIHIPSQIPEHCKDLTYSMRHVHFSGLMPWIQHHVSSLSSSEKIISYFKELQHITLCNCVDVRTDAESVKEEAKFAEIWLPKFRCSSLTVHVPFTPPEDVRGGDVLSVYSSLFEKIGNNLTALHFHLHVEIGVRELCQAINLCSSLKLLELRMYESIHAQSEGDISIKTLQSLESLSVTYTSLSGTAYIHTLIEKLIRASPNLKSLELVLEHAPCEWLMMLAINKLIIGIHTLRLSFRAHPLIIPRTHNTRRRNIQASFYVPFIEQLPHLEVLMLGLLPFEVFTQVRMIYHTSQLRIIARGTPYIGYIVLDS, translated from the exons ATGATGGCAGCACATACTCCAAAGAGGCTGGAGATTCAAGCCTTAGAAAGCTTCGTCTTCATGGTTTTGCGCAGTACTTCCCTTCCATTTATGAAGCTACCACTCCCACTGATTGACA GGGATATTGGCGATGCGAGGCCAATCTTATTAGATGCCATCATTCTGGACATTGACACAGAGGCTGAGAAAAGGAAACTTATGATG GAACACCTGCTCAAGTTGAAGAAATGGTGGGAAAGAAATGAATGGCTTGGCAGTCAAGACACAGAAATCCGAAAGCAAATCAAGGAATGCTTCACAAGAGAATTAGAGCTCGTAGACCCCGTATGTGAGTTCCCACTCTTCAGATTCGTACTGCAGCTGATTTTCTCAAAGAAGGCAGGGAGCACAGCGGATGCAGCAGAATGTCCAGATTACCCCATG ATTCACCTGGAGGTTCCACGCAGTCTTTGTCATGATTACTGTGACTTTTTAAAGCCTTTGAGGCCATTTGGAATTGAAGAAATGTCAACACAGCACTTGCTTTTTGGAGATTCAGAACCATGGCTTATTATTATCAAGAACTCGCCTTTGCTTAAGAAAGTGCACTTTCGAAATAACATCTCCGAAGAAATATTGATTAGTGTTGGTTCACATTGCAAGATGATTGATACTTTTATTCTTGAACAAGTATTTGGCAGGATGCTGGTTCCAATTGATTGTTTATACAAAACCTTTTTCTCAGGACTCGATTACAAAACTGTCAGTGAGGTTTCTAAGAGACCGTCCAGCACAAAGGATGTCAGCTTGTCATTTCCTAGGCTTAAGTGGATTGATGTCGGTTGGAAAGCATATCCCCAGAATATGGTTACAAGATACTCCTTAGCTgagtttatttataatattttatattattatccaaATGTTGTAAATGTATCGTGGCATTTGTTAAGACCATTCATGATCCATATTCCTAGTCAGATACCAGAACACTGCAAAGATTTAACATATAGTATGAGACATGTACATTTTAGTGGTCTGATGCCTTGGATACAGCATCATGTATCTAGTCTGTCAAGTAGTGaaaaaattatttcatattttaaagAGTTGCAGCATATTACTTTGTGTAATTGTGTTGATGTTAGAACAGATGCTGAAAGTGTTAAAGAAGAAGCAAAATTTGCTGAAATTTGGTTACCAAAATTTAGGTGCAGCAGTCTCACAGTTCATGTGCCATTTACACCACCTGAGGATGTCAGAGGAGGTGATGTACTCTCtgtatattcctctctctttgaAAAAATTGGTAATAATCTTACTGCACTACACTTTCATTTACACGTAGAGATAGGTGTACGAGAACTATGCCAGGCAATCAACCTGTGTTCCTCATTAAAGTTGCTTGAACTAAGAATGTATGAAAGCATCCATGCTCAGAGTGAAGGAGATATCTCTATAAAGACACTCCAAAGCTTAGAGTCACTTAGTGTTACCTATACTTCACTCAGTGGTACTGCGTACATACACACTTTGATAGAAAAGCTAATTCGGGCATCTCCAAATTTAAAAAGCTTAGAATTGGTACTAGAACATGCTCCATGTGAATGGTTAATGATGTTAGCCATAAACAAATTAATCATTGGCATACACACTCTACGCCTAAGTTTTAGAGCTCATCCACTGATTATACCACGCACTCAtaacacaagaagaagaaatattcaaGCTTCATTTTATGTGCCATTTATAGAACAGCTTCCACATCTAGAGGTACTTATGCTTGGTTTATTGCCTTTTGAGGTGTTTACCCAAGTTAGAATGATTTATCATACTTCTCAATTGCGAATAATTGCAAGAGGTACACCATATATAGGTTACATTGTCCTAGACTCCTGA
- the LOC125038172 gene encoding uncharacterized protein LOC125038172 isoform X3, whose amino-acid sequence MMEHLLKLKKWWERNEWLGSQDTEIRKQIKECFTRELELVDPVCEFPLFRFVLQLIFSKKAGSTADAAECPDYPMIHLEVPRSLCHDYCDFLKPLRPFGIEEMSTQHLLFGDSEPWLIIIKNSPLLKKVHFRNNISEEILISVGSHCKMIDTFILEQVFGRMLVPIDCLYKTFFSGLDYKTVSEVSKRPSSTKDVSLSFPRLKWIDVGWKAYPQNMVTRYSLAEFIYNILYYYPNVVNVSWHLLRPFMIHIPSQIPEHCKDLTYSMRHVHFSGLMPWIQHHVSSLSSSEKIISYFKELQHITLCNCVDVRTDAESVKEEAKFAEIWLPKFRCSSLTVHVPFTPPEDVRGGDVLSVYSSLFEKIGNNLTALHFHLHVEIGVRELCQAINLCSSLKLLELRMYESIHAQSEGDISIKTLQSLESLSVTYTSLSGTAYIHTLIEKLIRASPNLKSLELVLEHAPCEWLMMLAINKLIIGIHTLRLSFRAHPLIIPRTHNTRRRNIQASFYVPFIEQLPHLEVLMLGLLPFEVFTQVRMIYHTSQLRIIARGTPYIGYIVLDS is encoded by the exons ATGATG GAACACCTGCTCAAGTTGAAGAAATGGTGGGAAAGAAATGAATGGCTTGGCAGTCAAGACACAGAAATCCGAAAGCAAATCAAGGAATGCTTCACAAGAGAATTAGAGCTCGTAGACCCCGTATGTGAGTTCCCACTCTTCAGATTCGTACTGCAGCTGATTTTCTCAAAGAAGGCAGGGAGCACAGCGGATGCAGCAGAATGTCCAGATTACCCCATG ATTCACCTGGAGGTTCCACGCAGTCTTTGTCATGATTACTGTGACTTTTTAAAGCCTTTGAGGCCATTTGGAATTGAAGAAATGTCAACACAGCACTTGCTTTTTGGAGATTCAGAACCATGGCTTATTATTATCAAGAACTCGCCTTTGCTTAAGAAAGTGCACTTTCGAAATAACATCTCCGAAGAAATATTGATTAGTGTTGGTTCACATTGCAAGATGATTGATACTTTTATTCTTGAACAAGTATTTGGCAGGATGCTGGTTCCAATTGATTGTTTATACAAAACCTTTTTCTCAGGACTCGATTACAAAACTGTCAGTGAGGTTTCTAAGAGACCGTCCAGCACAAAGGATGTCAGCTTGTCATTTCCTAGGCTTAAGTGGATTGATGTCGGTTGGAAAGCATATCCCCAGAATATGGTTACAAGATACTCCTTAGCTgagtttatttataatattttatattattatccaaATGTTGTAAATGTATCGTGGCATTTGTTAAGACCATTCATGATCCATATTCCTAGTCAGATACCAGAACACTGCAAAGATTTAACATATAGTATGAGACATGTACATTTTAGTGGTCTGATGCCTTGGATACAGCATCATGTATCTAGTCTGTCAAGTAGTGaaaaaattatttcatattttaaagAGTTGCAGCATATTACTTTGTGTAATTGTGTTGATGTTAGAACAGATGCTGAAAGTGTTAAAGAAGAAGCAAAATTTGCTGAAATTTGGTTACCAAAATTTAGGTGCAGCAGTCTCACAGTTCATGTGCCATTTACACCACCTGAGGATGTCAGAGGAGGTGATGTACTCTCtgtatattcctctctctttgaAAAAATTGGTAATAATCTTACTGCACTACACTTTCATTTACACGTAGAGATAGGTGTACGAGAACTATGCCAGGCAATCAACCTGTGTTCCTCATTAAAGTTGCTTGAACTAAGAATGTATGAAAGCATCCATGCTCAGAGTGAAGGAGATATCTCTATAAAGACACTCCAAAGCTTAGAGTCACTTAGTGTTACCTATACTTCACTCAGTGGTACTGCGTACATACACACTTTGATAGAAAAGCTAATTCGGGCATCTCCAAATTTAAAAAGCTTAGAATTGGTACTAGAACATGCTCCATGTGAATGGTTAATGATGTTAGCCATAAACAAATTAATCATTGGCATACACACTCTACGCCTAAGTTTTAGAGCTCATCCACTGATTATACCACGCACTCAtaacacaagaagaagaaatattcaaGCTTCATTTTATGTGCCATTTATAGAACAGCTTCCACATCTAGAGGTACTTATGCTTGGTTTATTGCCTTTTGAGGTGTTTACCCAAGTTAGAATGATTTATCATACTTCTCAATTGCGAATAATTGCAAGAGGTACACCATATATAGGTTACATTGTCCTAGACTCCTGA
- the LOC125038172 gene encoding uncharacterized protein LOC125038172 isoform X1, which yields MQTAGCCQTTMMAAHTPKRLEIQALESFVFMVLRSTSLPFMKLPLPLIDRDIGDARPILLDAIILDIDTEAEKRKLMMEHLLKLKKWWERNEWLGSQDTEIRKQIKECFTRELELVDPVCEFPLFRFVLQLIFSKKAGSTADAAECPDYPMIHLEVPRSLCHDYCDFLKPLRPFGIEEMSTQHLLFGDSEPWLIIIKNSPLLKKVHFRNNISEEILISVGSHCKMIDTFILEQVFGRMLVPIDCLYKTFFSGLDYKTVSEVSKRPSSTKDVSLSFPRLKWIDVGWKAYPQNMVTRYSLAEFIYNILYYYPNVVNVSWHLLRPFMIHIPSQIPEHCKDLTYSMRHVHFSGLMPWIQHHVSSLSSSEKIISYFKELQHITLCNCVDVRTDAESVKEEAKFAEIWLPKFRCSSLTVHVPFTPPEDVRGGDVLSVYSSLFEKIGNNLTALHFHLHVEIGVRELCQAINLCSSLKLLELRMYESIHAQSEGDISIKTLQSLESLSVTYTSLSGTAYIHTLIEKLIRASPNLKSLELVLEHAPCEWLMMLAINKLIIGIHTLRLSFRAHPLIIPRTHNTRRRNIQASFYVPFIEQLPHLEVLMLGLLPFEVFTQVRMIYHTSQLRIIARGTPYIGYIVLDS from the exons ATGCAGACTGCtggatgt tgtCAGACCACCATGATGGCAGCACATACTCCAAAGAGGCTGGAGATTCAAGCCTTAGAAAGCTTCGTCTTCATGGTTTTGCGCAGTACTTCCCTTCCATTTATGAAGCTACCACTCCCACTGATTGACA GGGATATTGGCGATGCGAGGCCAATCTTATTAGATGCCATCATTCTGGACATTGACACAGAGGCTGAGAAAAGGAAACTTATGATG GAACACCTGCTCAAGTTGAAGAAATGGTGGGAAAGAAATGAATGGCTTGGCAGTCAAGACACAGAAATCCGAAAGCAAATCAAGGAATGCTTCACAAGAGAATTAGAGCTCGTAGACCCCGTATGTGAGTTCCCACTCTTCAGATTCGTACTGCAGCTGATTTTCTCAAAGAAGGCAGGGAGCACAGCGGATGCAGCAGAATGTCCAGATTACCCCATG ATTCACCTGGAGGTTCCACGCAGTCTTTGTCATGATTACTGTGACTTTTTAAAGCCTTTGAGGCCATTTGGAATTGAAGAAATGTCAACACAGCACTTGCTTTTTGGAGATTCAGAACCATGGCTTATTATTATCAAGAACTCGCCTTTGCTTAAGAAAGTGCACTTTCGAAATAACATCTCCGAAGAAATATTGATTAGTGTTGGTTCACATTGCAAGATGATTGATACTTTTATTCTTGAACAAGTATTTGGCAGGATGCTGGTTCCAATTGATTGTTTATACAAAACCTTTTTCTCAGGACTCGATTACAAAACTGTCAGTGAGGTTTCTAAGAGACCGTCCAGCACAAAGGATGTCAGCTTGTCATTTCCTAGGCTTAAGTGGATTGATGTCGGTTGGAAAGCATATCCCCAGAATATGGTTACAAGATACTCCTTAGCTgagtttatttataatattttatattattatccaaATGTTGTAAATGTATCGTGGCATTTGTTAAGACCATTCATGATCCATATTCCTAGTCAGATACCAGAACACTGCAAAGATTTAACATATAGTATGAGACATGTACATTTTAGTGGTCTGATGCCTTGGATACAGCATCATGTATCTAGTCTGTCAAGTAGTGaaaaaattatttcatattttaaagAGTTGCAGCATATTACTTTGTGTAATTGTGTTGATGTTAGAACAGATGCTGAAAGTGTTAAAGAAGAAGCAAAATTTGCTGAAATTTGGTTACCAAAATTTAGGTGCAGCAGTCTCACAGTTCATGTGCCATTTACACCACCTGAGGATGTCAGAGGAGGTGATGTACTCTCtgtatattcctctctctttgaAAAAATTGGTAATAATCTTACTGCACTACACTTTCATTTACACGTAGAGATAGGTGTACGAGAACTATGCCAGGCAATCAACCTGTGTTCCTCATTAAAGTTGCTTGAACTAAGAATGTATGAAAGCATCCATGCTCAGAGTGAAGGAGATATCTCTATAAAGACACTCCAAAGCTTAGAGTCACTTAGTGTTACCTATACTTCACTCAGTGGTACTGCGTACATACACACTTTGATAGAAAAGCTAATTCGGGCATCTCCAAATTTAAAAAGCTTAGAATTGGTACTAGAACATGCTCCATGTGAATGGTTAATGATGTTAGCCATAAACAAATTAATCATTGGCATACACACTCTACGCCTAAGTTTTAGAGCTCATCCACTGATTATACCACGCACTCAtaacacaagaagaagaaatattcaaGCTTCATTTTATGTGCCATTTATAGAACAGCTTCCACATCTAGAGGTACTTATGCTTGGTTTATTGCCTTTTGAGGTGTTTACCCAAGTTAGAATGATTTATCATACTTCTCAATTGCGAATAATTGCAAGAGGTACACCATATATAGGTTACATTGTCCTAGACTCCTGA
- the LOC125038172 gene encoding uncharacterized protein LOC125038172 isoform X4, with the protein MQTAGCCQTTMMAAHTPKRLEIQALESFVFMVLRSTSLPFMKLPLPLIDRDIGDARPILLDAIILDIDTEAEKRKLMMEHLLKLKKWWERNEWLGSQDTEIRKQIKECFTRELELVDPVCEFPLFRFVLQLIFSKKAGSTADAAECPDYPMSMNLVFDFQFNSILGFQISQHGGHAVFSCPYANSM; encoded by the exons ATGCAGACTGCtggatgt tgtCAGACCACCATGATGGCAGCACATACTCCAAAGAGGCTGGAGATTCAAGCCTTAGAAAGCTTCGTCTTCATGGTTTTGCGCAGTACTTCCCTTCCATTTATGAAGCTACCACTCCCACTGATTGACA GGGATATTGGCGATGCGAGGCCAATCTTATTAGATGCCATCATTCTGGACATTGACACAGAGGCTGAGAAAAGGAAACTTATGATG GAACACCTGCTCAAGTTGAAGAAATGGTGGGAAAGAAATGAATGGCTTGGCAGTCAAGACACAGAAATCCGAAAGCAAATCAAGGAATGCTTCACAAGAGAATTAGAGCTCGTAGACCCCGTATGTGAGTTCCCACTCTTCAGATTCGTACTGCAGCTGATTTTCTCAAAGAAGGCAGGGAGCACAGCGGATGCAGCAGAATGTCCAGATTACCCCATG AGTATGAACTTGGTATTTGACTTCCAGTTTAACTCTATCTTAGGATTTCAAATTTCTCAGCATGGAGGTCATGCTGTTTTCAGTTGCCCATATGCAAATAGCATGTAG